A genomic region of Mycolicibacterium poriferae contains the following coding sequences:
- a CDS encoding virulence factor Mce family protein, which produces MRVLEGSNRVRGGLMGIILLVIVIGVGQSFASVPMLFAKPTYYAQFGDTGGITPGDKVRIAGVDVGEVLKTEIEGDKVVVGFTLGGTQIGSDSRAAIRTDTILGRRNIEIEPRGSTALEANGILPLGQTTTPYQIYDAFFDVTKSASGWDTTSVRESLNVLSETIDQTYPHLSSALDGVARFSDTIGKRDEQIKQLLGNANKIAGVLGERSGQVNALLVNAQTLLSAINERGYAVGQLLERVSVFSEQLKGFIDDNPNLNRVLEQLRTISNILVERKFDLVDVLTTLRKFLTALSESVASGPYFKVLLSNLLPYQILQPFVDAAFKKRGINPEEFWRNAGLPAFRFPDPNGTGFTNGAPPPAPTPLEGTPDNPGPAVVPGSPCSYTPPADGLPRPGNPLPCAGLSVGPYGDNPYGPNYEGQGPNVATSAPDPTGPLPGPGVPAAAIPGQLSPNVPGAMPPLPPAPPGARTVPLAPQPSAPDFTPGIAPLPPALTGPPPPPGPGPQLPPADSAPLPGNPPFVPPGSQG; this is translated from the coding sequence ATGAGAGTCCTCGAGGGATCCAACCGCGTCCGCGGCGGGCTGATGGGCATCATCTTGCTCGTCATCGTGATCGGGGTGGGGCAGAGCTTCGCCAGCGTGCCGATGCTGTTCGCCAAGCCGACGTATTACGCGCAGTTCGGCGATACCGGCGGCATCACTCCCGGGGACAAGGTGCGCATCGCCGGCGTCGACGTCGGCGAGGTGCTCAAGACCGAGATCGAGGGCGATAAGGTCGTCGTCGGCTTCACGCTGGGCGGTACGCAGATCGGCAGTGACAGCCGCGCGGCGATTCGCACGGACACGATCCTCGGCCGCAGGAACATCGAGATCGAGCCGCGTGGGTCGACTGCGCTGGAGGCGAACGGAATTCTGCCGCTGGGGCAGACGACCACGCCGTACCAGATCTACGATGCCTTCTTCGATGTCACGAAGTCGGCGTCCGGCTGGGACACCACATCGGTGCGCGAGTCGCTCAACGTGCTGTCGGAGACGATCGACCAGACGTATCCGCACCTGAGCTCCGCCCTCGACGGGGTGGCCCGATTCTCCGATACCATCGGCAAGCGCGACGAGCAGATCAAACAGCTGCTTGGCAACGCGAACAAGATCGCTGGCGTCCTCGGTGAGCGCAGCGGTCAGGTGAATGCGCTGCTGGTCAATGCGCAGACGCTGCTGTCGGCGATCAACGAGCGCGGCTACGCCGTTGGTCAGCTGCTGGAGCGGGTGTCAGTGTTCTCCGAACAGCTCAAGGGCTTCATCGACGACAACCCGAACCTCAACCGGGTACTCGAGCAGCTGCGCACGATCAGCAACATCCTGGTAGAGCGCAAGTTCGACCTGGTTGACGTGCTGACCACGCTGCGCAAATTCCTCACCGCGCTGAGCGAGTCCGTCGCCTCGGGCCCCTATTTCAAAGTGCTCCTGTCCAACTTGCTGCCGTACCAGATCCTGCAGCCGTTCGTCGACGCCGCGTTCAAGAAGCGCGGTATCAACCCGGAGGAGTTCTGGCGCAACGCCGGCCTGCCGGCGTTCCGGTTCCCGGATCCCAACGGCACCGGCTTCACCAACGGCGCACCGCCGCCGGCACCCACGCCGCTGGAGGGCACCCCGGACAATCCGGGTCCGGCCGTCGTGCCCGGCTCGCCGTGCTCGTACACCCCACCCGCGGACGGCCTGCCCCGGCCGGGGAACCCGCTGCCGTGCGCCGGGCTGTCGGTCGGCCCCTACGGCGACAATCCGTACGGCCCGAACTACGAGGGCCAGGGTCCGAACGTCGCGACGTCGGCGCCGGATCCGACCGGGCCGCTGCCCGGTCCGGGTGTGCCGGCTGCCGCGATCCCGGGTCAGCTCTCGCCGAACGTGCCGGGTGCGATGCCGCCGTTGCCGCCGGCCCCGCCGGGTGCGCGGACGGTTCCGCTGGCGCCGCAGCCCTCGGCGCCCGATTTCACGCCGGGCATCGCGCCGCTGCCGCCGGCGCTGACCGGTCCGCCGCCGCCGCCCGGACCGGGTCCGCAGTTGCCGCCGGCGGATTCGGCTCCGCTGCCGGGTAATCCACCGTTCGTCCCGCCGGGTTCACAAGGTTAA
- a CDS encoding virulence factor Mce family protein, with translation MRITGTAIKLGAFSLVLLLFTAIIVVVFGQMRFDRTTGYSAIFSNSSGLRAGQFVRASGVEVGKVKDVKLIEGGSKARVDFDVDRSLELFEESTASVRYLNLIGDRYLELKRGDSDRRMPSGGTIPVERTEPALDLDALIGGFRPLFRALDPEKVNTIAQSIITVFQGQGGTINDILDQTASLTAALADRDQAIGEVIRNLNTVLDTTVRHQEQFDETLVNFERLITGLKNRADPIASSVADISDAAGTVADLLTDNRPLLQDTVGYLDAVLQPLVDQKDQLNDILSRLPSALKIIGRAGGIYGDFFNFYLCDISLKLNGLQPGGPVRTVRVTSQPSGRCTPK, from the coding sequence ATGAGAATCACCGGTACCGCCATCAAGCTGGGCGCCTTCTCGTTGGTGCTGCTGTTGTTCACCGCGATCATCGTCGTGGTATTCGGCCAGATGCGTTTTGACCGCACCACCGGCTATTCGGCGATCTTCAGCAACTCCAGTGGCCTGCGGGCCGGACAGTTCGTCCGCGCCTCCGGCGTCGAGGTCGGCAAGGTCAAGGACGTGAAGCTGATCGAGGGCGGCTCCAAGGCACGCGTCGATTTCGATGTCGACCGGTCCCTGGAGCTGTTCGAGGAGTCCACCGCTTCGGTGCGCTACCTCAACCTCATCGGCGACCGTTATCTGGAGCTCAAGCGCGGTGACAGTGATCGTCGGATGCCCTCGGGCGGCACCATCCCGGTCGAGCGCACCGAACCCGCGCTGGACCTCGACGCACTGATCGGCGGCTTCCGGCCGCTATTCCGGGCGCTCGATCCGGAGAAGGTCAACACCATCGCGCAGTCGATCATCACGGTGTTCCAGGGGCAGGGCGGCACCATCAACGACATCCTGGACCAGACCGCGTCGCTGACGGCCGCGCTGGCCGATCGCGACCAGGCGATCGGCGAGGTGATCCGCAACCTCAACACCGTGCTGGACACCACCGTCAGGCACCAGGAGCAGTTCGACGAGACGCTGGTGAACTTTGAGAGGCTGATCACCGGTTTGAAGAACCGCGCCGACCCGATCGCGTCGTCGGTCGCCGACATCAGCGACGCCGCGGGCACGGTGGCCGATCTGCTCACCGACAATCGGCCGCTTCTGCAAGACACCGTCGGCTACCTCGACGCCGTGCTGCAGCCGCTGGTTGACCAGAAGGACCAGCTCAATGATATCCTGTCCCGGTTGCCATCAGCGTTGAAGATCATCGGCCGCGCCGGTGGTATCTACGGCGATTTTTTCAACTTCTACCTGTGCGACATCTCGCTGAAGCTGAACGGTCTGCAGCCAGGTGGTCCTGTACGCACGGTGAGGGTCACCTCGCAGCCCTCGGGTAGGTGCACGCCGAAATGA
- a CDS encoding MCE family protein, whose amino-acid sequence MTSPQAPVNSPKRPPYKLAGLVLLLVLAVIVALVWFQFRGEFLPREELTMKAARAGLVMDPGSKVTYNGVEIGKVSQIEAVTVGDEPQALIKLEVNPKYIDLIPRNVDAEIKATTVFGNKYVSFSSPENPTEQRITSSDVIDVTSVTTEFNTLFETVVSLAEKVDPVKLNQTLTATAQALDGLGDRFGESLINGNTILADLNPQMPRLRRDVRALADLGEVYSNAAPDLFDGLENAVTTARTLNEQRGNLDQALIAAVGFGNTGGEVFERGGPYLVRGAEDLTPTSELLDEYSPALLCTVRNFHDVAPEVASAVGGNGYSLDVNSTITGAENPYVYPDNLPRLNAKGGPEGRPGCWQPITRDLWPAPYLVMDTGASIAPYNHFELGQPLALEYIWGRQVGENTINP is encoded by the coding sequence ATGACGTCGCCTCAAGCACCGGTGAACAGCCCGAAGCGGCCGCCGTACAAGCTGGCCGGTCTCGTACTGCTGTTGGTACTAGCCGTCATCGTCGCCCTAGTGTGGTTCCAGTTCCGCGGCGAATTCTTGCCGCGCGAGGAGCTGACTATGAAGGCAGCGCGCGCCGGCCTCGTGATGGACCCAGGTTCCAAAGTTACCTACAACGGTGTCGAGATCGGCAAGGTCTCCCAGATCGAAGCGGTCACCGTCGGCGACGAGCCGCAGGCGCTGATCAAGCTCGAAGTGAATCCGAAGTACATCGACCTGATTCCGCGAAACGTCGATGCCGAGATCAAGGCAACCACGGTGTTCGGCAACAAGTACGTGTCGTTCTCGTCGCCGGAGAACCCGACCGAACAGCGCATCACGAGCTCTGACGTGATCGATGTGACCAGCGTGACCACGGAGTTCAACACGCTATTCGAGACCGTGGTGTCGCTGGCGGAGAAGGTGGACCCGGTTAAGTTGAACCAGACCCTGACCGCGACCGCACAGGCCCTCGACGGGCTCGGTGACCGGTTCGGCGAATCGCTGATCAACGGGAACACGATCCTTGCCGACCTCAACCCGCAGATGCCCCGGCTCCGCCGGGACGTGCGGGCACTGGCCGACCTCGGCGAGGTGTACTCCAACGCCGCACCCGACCTATTCGACGGTCTGGAGAACGCGGTGACCACCGCCCGCACGCTCAACGAACAACGCGGAAACCTCGATCAGGCGCTGATCGCGGCGGTCGGCTTCGGCAACACCGGCGGTGAGGTGTTCGAGCGCGGTGGCCCGTATCTGGTGCGCGGCGCCGAGGACCTCACTCCGACGAGCGAACTGCTTGACGAGTACAGCCCGGCGCTGTTGTGCACCGTCCGCAACTTCCACGATGTCGCCCCCGAGGTCGCGTCCGCGGTCGGCGGCAACGGTTACTCGCTCGACGTGAACTCCACCATCACCGGCGCCGAGAACCCGTACGTGTACCCGGACAACTTGCCTCGGCTGAACGCTAAGGGTGGTCCGGAGGGGCGGCCCGGCTGCTGGCAGCCGATCACGCGTGACCTGTGGCCAGCGCCGTACCTGGTGATGGACACCGGTGCGTCGATCGCGCCGTACAACCATTTCGAACTCGGTCAACCGCTCGCCCTCGAGTACATCTGGGGTCGCCAGGTAGGGGAGAACACGATCAACCCATGA
- a CDS encoding MlaE family ABC transporter permease, whose translation MATKPGTGTVLRQRFPRGYARGERLVGAPARGLDSVGHVAWFVVTAIGSIGHALRFYRKEVLRLIAEIGMGTGAMAVIGGTVAIVGFVTLSGGSLIAIQGFSSLGNIGVEAFTGFFAALVNVRIAAPVVAGVALAATVGAGATAELGAMRISEEIDALEVMGIKSISYLVSTRLMAGFVVIIPLYAMAIIMSFLSAQVTTTVFYGQSIGTYEHYFRTFLRPDDVFWSFVQAIIISVIVMLNHCYYGFYASGGPVGVGEAVGRSMRASLIAIVLVVLFASLALYGTDPNFNLTV comes from the coding sequence ATGGCGACAAAACCGGGTACCGGCACGGTTCTCCGGCAACGCTTTCCGCGGGGCTATGCCCGCGGTGAGCGCCTCGTCGGCGCCCCCGCGCGCGGTTTGGACAGCGTGGGCCACGTCGCGTGGTTCGTGGTCACGGCGATCGGGTCGATCGGTCACGCGCTGCGCTTCTACCGCAAGGAGGTGCTGCGCCTGATCGCCGAGATCGGTATGGGCACCGGGGCGATGGCGGTCATCGGTGGCACCGTCGCGATCGTCGGCTTTGTCACCCTCTCGGGTGGTTCACTGATCGCGATCCAGGGCTTTTCCTCCCTGGGCAACATCGGTGTGGAGGCGTTCACAGGCTTCTTCGCCGCCCTGGTCAACGTGCGCATCGCGGCACCCGTGGTGGCCGGTGTGGCGCTGGCCGCCACCGTCGGCGCGGGCGCCACCGCCGAGCTGGGCGCCATGCGCATCAGCGAGGAGATCGACGCGCTGGAGGTGATGGGCATCAAGTCGATCTCCTACCTGGTGTCCACCCGCCTCATGGCCGGCTTCGTCGTGATCATCCCGCTCTACGCGATGGCGATCATCATGAGCTTCCTGTCCGCGCAGGTCACCACCACCGTGTTCTACGGCCAGTCGATCGGCACCTACGAGCACTACTTCCGCACGTTCCTGCGGCCCGACGACGTGTTCTGGTCCTTCGTGCAGGCGATCATCATCTCGGTCATCGTCATGCTCAACCACTGCTACTACGGCTTCTACGCCAGCGGCGGCCCGGTGGGCGTCGGTGAGGCCGTCGGCCGGTCGATGCGGGCATCGCTGATCGCGATCGTGCTGGTTGTCCTATTCGCTTCGTTGGCGCTGTACGGCACCGACCCGAACTTCAACCTGACGGTGTAG
- a CDS encoding MlaE family ABC transporter permease — protein sequence MSPASGGLTGYVTDQVRPGLEAVGAFVRMCVLTGRALFRPFQWREFILQSWFLMRVAFLPTIAVAIPLTVLIIFTLNILLAEFGAADVSGAGAALGAVTQLGPLVTVLVVAGAGSTAICADIGARTIREEIDALEVLGIDPIHRLVAPRVVASTFVAFLLNGAVITIGLVGGFIFGVYIQNISAGAYLSTLTLVTGLPEVLISVVKAIAFGLIAGLVGCYRGLTVSGGAKGVGTGVNETLVLCVIALFAVNVVMTTIGVRFGTGR from the coding sequence GTGAGCCCTGCATCCGGCGGTCTCACCGGTTACGTAACTGATCAGGTGAGGCCGGGGCTGGAAGCCGTCGGCGCATTCGTTCGGATGTGCGTTCTGACCGGCAGGGCTCTGTTCCGTCCGTTCCAGTGGCGAGAGTTCATCTTGCAGAGCTGGTTTCTGATGCGTGTGGCGTTCTTGCCCACCATCGCGGTCGCGATCCCGCTGACCGTGCTCATTATCTTCACGCTCAACATCTTGCTCGCCGAGTTCGGTGCCGCGGACGTCTCCGGGGCCGGCGCGGCGCTCGGCGCCGTTACCCAGCTCGGCCCGTTGGTGACAGTGCTGGTGGTCGCGGGCGCGGGGTCAACGGCCATCTGCGCCGACATCGGTGCCCGGACGATTCGCGAGGAGATCGACGCCCTCGAGGTGCTGGGTATCGACCCGATCCACCGGCTGGTGGCGCCGCGAGTCGTCGCGTCCACGTTCGTGGCCTTTCTACTCAATGGCGCGGTCATCACCATCGGCTTGGTCGGCGGGTTTATCTTTGGCGTGTACATCCAGAACATTTCCGCCGGCGCATACCTGTCGACGCTGACGCTGGTGACCGGGTTGCCCGAGGTGCTCATCTCGGTTGTCAAGGCGATCGCGTTCGGTTTGATAGCCGGGCTGGTCGGCTGCTATCGAGGTCTCACGGTGTCCGGCGGCGCCAAGGGCGTCGGCACCGGCGTGAACGAGACGCTGGTGCTCTGCGTGATCGCACTGTTCGCCGTCAACGTTGTGATGACCACGATCGGCGTCCGCTTCGGAACGGGGCGCTGA
- a CDS encoding NDMA-dependent alcohol dehydrogenase, with product MKTRAAVLWGLEQKWEVEEVELDPPGPGEVLVRLAATGLCHSDEHLVTGDLPIPLPVVGGHEGAGTVVECGEGVEELSEGDSVILTFLPSCGRCSYCARGMGNLCELGAALMMGPQIDGTYRFHARGEDVGQMCLLGTFSEYTVVPQASVVKIDGGIPLDRAALIGCGVTTGYGSAVRTGEVRAGDTVVVVGAGGIGMNAIQGARISGALAIVAVDPVKFKREQASGFGATHTAASMDEAWSLVSDMTLGKLADVCILTTDVAEASYTAEALALVGKRGRVVVTAIGHPDDSSISGSLLEMTLYEKQIRGALYGSSNAPHDIPRLVELYSAGLLKLDELVTREYSLNQINEGYEDMRSGKNIRGLVRF from the coding sequence ATGAAGACACGTGCCGCTGTTTTGTGGGGCTTGGAGCAGAAGTGGGAGGTCGAAGAAGTCGAGTTGGATCCGCCAGGTCCCGGGGAGGTCCTCGTGCGGCTGGCGGCCACCGGCTTGTGCCATTCCGACGAACATCTGGTGACCGGCGACCTCCCGATCCCATTGCCGGTAGTGGGGGGTCATGAGGGTGCTGGCACAGTCGTGGAGTGCGGTGAAGGGGTTGAGGAACTGTCCGAAGGTGATTCGGTCATCTTGACCTTCCTTCCCTCGTGTGGGCGCTGCTCGTACTGCGCGCGCGGCATGGGCAATCTCTGTGAGTTGGGAGCGGCGCTCATGATGGGACCGCAGATAGACGGCACCTACCGCTTTCACGCACGAGGCGAGGACGTCGGGCAGATGTGTTTGCTCGGGACGTTCTCCGAGTACACAGTGGTGCCGCAGGCGTCCGTGGTCAAGATTGATGGCGGAATCCCCCTGGATCGGGCAGCCTTGATCGGTTGCGGCGTCACGACCGGTTACGGATCTGCGGTGCGGACTGGGGAGGTGCGCGCCGGGGACACCGTCGTGGTGGTGGGAGCGGGCGGAATCGGAATGAATGCGATTCAGGGCGCGCGAATCTCGGGAGCGCTAGCGATTGTGGCGGTCGATCCGGTGAAGTTCAAGCGAGAGCAAGCGAGCGGGTTCGGTGCGACGCACACCGCGGCGTCGATGGATGAAGCTTGGTCGCTGGTCAGCGATATGACGCTGGGCAAGCTGGCTGATGTCTGCATCCTCACCACCGATGTGGCTGAGGCCTCCTACACCGCGGAAGCGCTGGCCTTGGTCGGAAAGCGCGGGCGCGTCGTGGTCACGGCCATCGGGCACCCCGACGACTCATCGATCTCAGGATCACTGCTTGAAATGACGCTGTACGAGAAGCAGATTCGTGGCGCTTTGTATGGCTCATCCAATGCACCGCACGATATTCCACGACTGGTCGAGCTGTACTCCGCCGGGTTGTTGAAGCTCGATGAGTTGGTCACCCGCGAATACTCCCTCAACCAAATCAATGAGGGCTACGAGGATATGCGTTCAGGAAAAAATATCCGAGGGCTGGTCCGGTTCTGA
- a CDS encoding SCP2 sterol-binding domain-containing protein, protein MAVFADAEEVYRYLAGIFRRGLENEDLANRLAGSGVVLRIHYTDPDAVVTVDMPEKVVETGADSGVTPNVELFMSADTGNRFWLGKVNLTMAMAKGTVRAKGPVTKLIKLIPQAKNLFPEYRAILEADKRHDLLNV, encoded by the coding sequence ATGGCTGTCTTCGCTGATGCGGAAGAGGTTTACCGCTACCTCGCCGGCATCTTTCGACGAGGTTTGGAGAACGAAGACCTTGCGAACAGACTTGCCGGGTCCGGGGTGGTGTTACGGATCCACTACACCGATCCGGATGCGGTAGTAACCGTGGATATGCCGGAGAAGGTCGTAGAGACCGGCGCGGACAGTGGCGTTACACCGAATGTCGAATTGTTCATGTCCGCGGATACCGGCAACAGGTTCTGGTTGGGGAAGGTGAACTTGACCATGGCGATGGCGAAAGGAACTGTACGAGCGAAAGGTCCTGTCACCAAACTGATCAAGCTCATACCGCAGGCCAAAAACCTTTTTCCAGAATATCGGGCAATCCTCGAAGCCGACAAGCGTCACGACCTGCTCAATGTGTGA
- a CDS encoding BtrH N-terminal domain-containing protein: protein MASMVVPYRHDMGGHCGSGALRDLTEWAGIRWGDDTPDEGIVFALGGALDFSYVRSAHLRPPIYLVGRSADLEDEYLTRLGARFECRSTDDPDLGWKWVTEQIDAGTPVMVWTDIAELPYLRTRLSMSRHDVVIVGYDDDEELAFVVDNDRDTPQAVPYENLRKARASTGFPVPTRHTTYVVEWPGAAPDLGNAARSAFRRSADAMQGSCVSAPITEDSDCEIQVRGLPGVSTFVEDLKRWPKIFDDDTLDGALFALSAFIEKAGTGGGLFRDLQARGCRRVAEELSFEPALRAAEAAKTASELWTAVAHAAYDRGADPHRRASGAASVAAQLPTAERRLAEALREAGDLLL, encoded by the coding sequence ATGGCATCGATGGTGGTGCCGTATCGCCACGACATGGGCGGCCACTGCGGATCGGGGGCTCTTCGGGATTTGACCGAATGGGCCGGGATCCGTTGGGGTGATGACACCCCGGACGAAGGCATCGTGTTTGCTCTCGGCGGGGCCCTCGACTTCTCGTATGTTCGCTCGGCCCACCTACGTCCACCGATCTACCTCGTTGGACGCAGCGCGGACCTCGAAGACGAATACTTGACCCGGTTGGGTGCGCGCTTCGAGTGTCGTTCGACAGACGACCCCGATCTCGGGTGGAAATGGGTGACCGAACAGATCGATGCCGGTACGCCGGTCATGGTGTGGACTGACATCGCCGAATTGCCCTATCTGAGAACGCGTCTGAGTATGAGCCGGCACGATGTCGTGATCGTAGGGTACGACGACGACGAGGAACTCGCCTTCGTGGTCGATAACGATCGCGATACACCTCAAGCCGTGCCTTACGAGAATCTACGGAAGGCGCGGGCATCGACGGGATTTCCCGTCCCCACGCGGCACACCACCTACGTAGTCGAGTGGCCCGGCGCGGCACCAGATCTCGGCAATGCTGCCCGGTCGGCCTTCCGTAGGTCCGCGGACGCGATGCAGGGTTCGTGTGTGAGCGCGCCGATCACCGAGGACTCCGATTGTGAAATTCAGGTGCGTGGGCTACCAGGGGTATCGACTTTTGTGGAGGATCTCAAGCGGTGGCCGAAGATCTTTGACGACGACACCCTCGACGGAGCCTTGTTTGCGCTGAGCGCCTTCATCGAAAAAGCCGGAACCGGAGGCGGTCTGTTCCGAGATCTGCAAGCACGTGGATGTCGGCGCGTCGCTGAAGAGTTGAGTTTCGAACCTGCGCTCCGAGCAGCGGAGGCTGCAAAGACCGCATCTGAGTTGTGGACCGCGGTTGCGCACGCCGCTTATGACCGCGGTGCAGATCCGCACCGAAGAGCGAGCGGCGCCGCGTCCGTGGCTGCGCAATTGCCGACAGCCGAACGTCGACTCGCGGAGGCGCTGAGGGAGGCAGGAGATCTACTCCTATGA
- a CDS encoding acyl-CoA dehydrogenase family protein, whose protein sequence is MSSPISPWMNAELLELRDLAAKFFSAELAPHAQRFAEQHHVDRELWNRAGELGLLCMSIPEEYGGGGGTFAHEAVVLEEQARIGDSSWGAGLHSGIVAHYILQYATEELRAQWLPKMASGEMIGAIAMTEPGTGSDLQSVKTKALLDGDEYVITGSKTFITNGQQADLIIVVAKTDPSQGAAGISLIVVEADRAGFRRGKVLDKIGQRGQDTSELFFDEVRVPRSHLLGQSEGQGFIQLMTQLPQERLIVAVGAVAAMELALEQTLKYTREREAFGRPVFGFQNTKFTLAEAATETRIARVFLDYCIDLHLAGQLDVQTVAMAKWWTTERAMKVLDDCMQLHGGYGYMTEYPISRLWVDQRVQKIYAGTNEVMKEIISRSL, encoded by the coding sequence ATGTCCTCCCCAATCTCTCCCTGGATGAATGCTGAATTACTCGAGCTTCGTGACCTCGCTGCGAAGTTCTTCTCGGCCGAACTGGCGCCGCATGCGCAGCGCTTTGCAGAACAGCACCACGTCGACCGAGAACTGTGGAACCGAGCAGGCGAGCTGGGCCTACTCTGCATGTCAATACCTGAGGAATATGGCGGAGGCGGGGGTACTTTCGCGCACGAGGCGGTCGTGCTTGAAGAGCAGGCCCGCATCGGCGACAGCTCGTGGGGCGCGGGATTGCACAGCGGAATCGTCGCCCACTACATCCTGCAGTACGCGACTGAAGAGCTGCGCGCGCAGTGGCTTCCCAAGATGGCGTCCGGTGAAATGATCGGGGCGATCGCCATGACAGAACCGGGGACCGGGTCCGATCTGCAGAGCGTCAAGACAAAAGCCCTCCTGGACGGTGACGAGTACGTGATCACCGGTTCCAAGACGTTCATCACCAACGGCCAACAGGCCGACCTCATCATCGTTGTCGCCAAGACAGATCCGAGCCAGGGCGCTGCGGGCATCTCTTTGATCGTTGTCGAGGCTGACCGGGCGGGATTCCGGCGCGGCAAGGTTCTCGACAAAATCGGCCAGCGCGGCCAGGACACCTCCGAGTTGTTCTTCGATGAAGTGAGAGTTCCGCGCTCGCATCTACTGGGCCAGTCTGAGGGCCAGGGCTTCATTCAGCTGATGACGCAGCTGCCACAAGAGCGACTCATCGTCGCGGTGGGGGCTGTCGCAGCGATGGAACTTGCCCTGGAGCAGACGCTCAAGTACACGCGTGAGCGGGAGGCGTTCGGTCGGCCTGTCTTTGGCTTTCAGAACACCAAGTTCACGCTGGCTGAAGCCGCGACAGAAACGCGCATCGCACGAGTGTTCCTCGACTACTGCATCGACCTGCACCTTGCGGGTCAACTCGACGTGCAGACCGTCGCCATGGCGAAGTGGTGGACCACTGAGCGAGCGATGAAGGTACTCGATGACTGTATGCAGCTTCACGGCGGATATGGCTACATGACCGAGTACCCCATCTCGAGGTTGTGGGTGGATCAGCGCGTGCAAAAAATCTATGCCGGCACGAACGAGGTGATGAAGGAAATCATCTCGCGTTCCCTATGA